A stretch of the Jatrophihabitans sp. genome encodes the following:
- a CDS encoding beta-ketoacyl synthase N-terminal-like domain-containing protein — MTNRFAVVGLSCLFPGASTPAQFWANLIGEVDSRGPAGQDVLDHVDARSVDEDHRITWTSGGWVRDDPSGLDLDGLMLPSSMLAELDRVYLWTLYVVRQAIADAAMDTSALARTGLVMGNYSFPTATSSAITVPRLHAGVLAGMAAAGVAIQPAAEPVTARRQDLGVSGLPIRFAAQALGLGGPQLALDAACASALYALQLSCSYLSTGQADVMLAGGVCAPDSALIHLAFSDLRAYPSNGVSQPFESTSTGITTGQGAGLMAIKRLTDAVRDGDQIYAVIDGIGLSADGSGRHLLAPNPAGQQRAYAAAYAAAGLRPADIDYIECHATGTALGDQTELTALAELHAGNSQPPLLGSVKGNVGHLLTVAGLTSLLKAVLAMRHGYIPPTIGVLDALASPNGTVGAAQIVRQGMFWPDRGGVRRAAVSAFGFGGTNAHVLLSACPEVDATDAQTYEPTSSPAVSIVGMGAHFGGLSTLESVERALYDTVSDSRPLPAQRWFGLTDQLESSAPAGAYVERIDIDAIRYQIPPNELAQFNPQHLLMLRVAEEALIDSGLAPVESGIGRGGKAERRIAVLIAMEMDPRTHAHRARLDIHQAIDRAVADSDPGYDRAELHAAARASVHQPISPNEVLSYIGNIVASRISARWNFTGPSFTVSGDTAGGAQALELAVKLLADLSVEAVLVGAVDLAAGLETVHAAMAAGGLSAHWQPGDGAAALVLRRTADLAEDDRRYADLEAVALSYPAGAALGGKPFAASPDAVAEAARRAFDGCGLEVPDIELVQTHTPGHALRDEAELEGLARVYSDCGEPVAQVALGASSRTVGDVGHAGALASVVTAALALHHGYIPGVPSRGGPLIGPAGSAFYTPERSRPWLRRDLKRPRAVAVSVLGDTGTAAHILLSARATAGLRQPVAWQLGGPLLLAVPAPDGQTLLLRLQEQLSRLDEGADPLLLCRAAAVAVPVTGLRAVIVGADATALRREINRLTEAIPSLLAGSSEAAREWSTPAGTYLSLDPIGAAGKLALVYPGAFTAYLGLGVDLFRLFPGLVHDVEAAATEPARTFRQDVLWPRSRTPLSSRELMGREQSMLADIPSMLAIGTSFAIAGTDVLRNHLRLQVQGALGYSLGESSMLFALNAWQRSSRSERRLSETPVFIDRLCGARDTVRQAWRLPDTTPDAAVWASMVLLCDATQVRQRLAGYDRLWLTHVNTAHEVVVAGSPDQLRELVEVLGCPTARPPAEHVMHCPVVDSELAELADLNRYPTSDAGSVALFTAGAYSTVDRLDSDLLADNIADTLRSCIDFPRLVEAAYDKGYRYFVEVGPAATCTRWIGESLKLRPHVAVSLDRRGQRPGAGVASVVARLLSHGLAVDLTALLGEAAPAGSRSLARSIELGGESGYEKMKTAVRRLTPTSPAALPAPALEPVAAPALQSVTAVGSSSAPSLLLKVRPTMSNSPIRPVPRLSSPADRGAAVGSALQQAPVGALVTRPLQSLSPSMIDFRGAPAGPRLVAALTRDRSMSQPPAGEVATRAATGPKPAGVIWDEADLLEFATGSIAAVFGADFAEVDAMSRRVRLPEPPYLFVTRVTDLQATTGQFTPSKITTEFDVPLDAWFNLDAMVPAAVSIEAGQCDLLLISYLGIDFRNRGLRVYRLLDSTLAFHGDLPMAGQTLRYEISINRFVDTGETVMFFFSYLCYADDKLILELKDACAGFFSDAELDNSLGVVPSVLDKRRQAEMTPTTFKPLLRTGKQAVSRAEVELLAAGRIAAVFGPHYDQRGLNPSLRLPDAQLRMIDEITLINPLGGPRRIGHLSAIKQLDPDGWYFRCHFTGDPVMPGSLVAEGGVQILQAYALSLGLQMCLPDARFQTVPGLETKVRVRGQVTPATAAIRYEVDIIELTLLPRPTVIADITVFDGDRAIISMQNFGVQVREKPGTPYRPELGGIAADFGRRNLAGEQAIINEMHLAHAAKGNLATAMGPEFEIYGDRHAPFIPNGDFQFVDRIMALTGTRGILKPGATMVTEYDSPALAWYYQDNAARLAPNCLLMETSLQAAILLGYYLGATLAEPELEFGIRNLDGKATWTRHVDLRGKTIRHSSRMLSSTAFGGTVLQNFEYELSCDGSVFYVGQSLFGYFTEEGLANQLGMDNGLDKPTWLALNPQSGDAVCHIELADDPTYYLDTSGGSLHLPDGQLRLLDSVDIVTGGGVFGAGYVHGKRRVNADDWYFSCHFHEDPVMPGSLGVEAILQAMQLYVIENDLAADIPNAVFALAKGIQMSWRYRGQILRTDRELYFEVSIKQMIREADRLVIIGDASLFKPGLRIYELIDIAIEVCPRSVAFGLDSSMTPDSTQGEFL, encoded by the coding sequence CGCCTTGCAGCTGTCGTGCTCCTACCTCAGCACCGGGCAAGCCGACGTCATGCTCGCCGGGGGCGTCTGCGCCCCGGATTCCGCGCTGATCCACCTGGCATTCTCCGATCTGCGCGCCTATCCCTCCAACGGTGTCAGCCAACCGTTCGAGAGCACCTCGACCGGCATCACCACCGGGCAGGGCGCTGGATTGATGGCGATCAAGCGGCTGACTGACGCGGTGCGCGACGGTGACCAGATCTACGCCGTGATCGACGGCATCGGGCTGTCTGCCGACGGCTCGGGGCGGCACCTGCTGGCGCCCAATCCGGCTGGCCAGCAACGCGCCTACGCCGCCGCCTACGCCGCCGCCGGATTGCGTCCGGCAGACATCGACTACATCGAATGCCATGCCACCGGAACGGCATTGGGCGACCAGACCGAGTTGACCGCCCTTGCCGAGCTTCACGCGGGCAACAGCCAGCCGCCGTTGCTCGGTTCGGTCAAGGGCAACGTCGGGCACCTGCTCACCGTCGCCGGACTCACCAGCCTGCTCAAGGCCGTGCTGGCGATGCGTCACGGTTACATCCCGCCGACCATCGGGGTGCTCGATGCGCTGGCCAGTCCGAACGGCACGGTGGGCGCTGCCCAGATCGTCCGCCAGGGCATGTTCTGGCCCGACCGCGGCGGCGTCCGACGCGCAGCGGTGTCAGCGTTCGGATTCGGCGGCACCAACGCCCATGTCCTGCTCAGTGCCTGCCCGGAGGTGGACGCAACCGATGCGCAGACGTATGAGCCGACCAGCTCGCCGGCCGTGTCGATCGTCGGCATGGGCGCGCACTTCGGCGGCTTGAGCACCCTGGAATCGGTTGAGCGTGCCTTGTACGACACAGTCTCTGACAGCCGGCCGCTACCGGCTCAACGCTGGTTCGGATTGACCGACCAGCTTGAGTCGAGCGCGCCGGCCGGGGCCTACGTGGAGCGGATCGACATCGACGCGATCCGTTACCAGATACCGCCTAATGAGCTTGCCCAGTTCAATCCCCAGCACCTGCTGATGCTGCGGGTGGCCGAGGAGGCACTCATCGACTCGGGACTGGCGCCGGTTGAATCCGGTATCGGCCGCGGTGGCAAGGCCGAACGGCGGATCGCCGTGCTGATCGCGATGGAGATGGACCCGCGCACCCACGCCCATCGTGCCCGGCTGGACATCCATCAGGCGATCGATCGCGCAGTCGCAGACAGCGATCCCGGCTATGACAGGGCCGAGTTGCACGCGGCGGCCAGAGCCAGCGTGCACCAACCGATCAGCCCCAACGAGGTGCTGAGTTACATCGGCAACATCGTCGCCAGCCGGATCAGTGCCCGGTGGAACTTCACCGGTCCCTCGTTCACAGTGTCCGGTGACACGGCTGGCGGTGCGCAAGCCCTCGAGCTGGCCGTCAAGCTGCTGGCTGACCTCAGCGTCGAAGCGGTGCTGGTAGGCGCGGTCGACCTGGCGGCCGGGTTGGAGACGGTGCACGCGGCGATGGCCGCCGGCGGGTTGAGCGCGCACTGGCAACCCGGTGACGGCGCTGCGGCGCTGGTGCTGCGCCGCACTGCCGACCTGGCCGAGGACGATCGCCGTTACGCCGATCTCGAGGCTGTGGCGCTGAGCTATCCGGCCGGCGCCGCGCTCGGCGGCAAGCCGTTCGCCGCCTCGCCGGACGCCGTGGCCGAGGCAGCACGCCGGGCCTTCGACGGCTGCGGCCTGGAGGTCCCGGACATCGAGCTGGTCCAGACTCACACACCTGGCCACGCATTGCGAGATGAAGCAGAACTCGAAGGTTTGGCAAGGGTGTACTCCGATTGCGGCGAACCGGTGGCGCAGGTGGCCCTCGGCGCCTCGTCCAGGACGGTAGGCGACGTCGGCCACGCGGGGGCCCTGGCCAGCGTGGTGACCGCTGCGCTTGCCCTCCACCACGGTTACATTCCCGGCGTTCCGAGTAGGGGCGGCCCGCTGATCGGGCCGGCAGGGTCGGCCTTCTACACCCCTGAGCGCAGCCGCCCGTGGCTGCGGCGCGACCTGAAGCGCCCACGGGCAGTGGCGGTCAGCGTCCTGGGCGACACCGGCACGGCGGCTCACATACTGCTGTCGGCGCGTGCTACGGCCGGCCTACGCCAGCCGGTCGCTTGGCAGCTCGGTGGGCCGTTGCTCCTTGCCGTGCCGGCTCCTGATGGCCAGACATTGCTGCTCCGGCTGCAGGAGCAGTTGAGCCGGCTCGATGAGGGCGCTGACCCGCTCCTGCTGTGCCGTGCCGCCGCGGTCGCGGTGCCGGTCACCGGCCTACGGGCGGTCATCGTCGGCGCCGATGCCACAGCCCTGCGCCGTGAGATCAACCGGCTGACCGAGGCCATTCCGAGCTTGCTGGCCGGCAGCTCTGAAGCTGCGCGAGAGTGGAGCACCCCGGCGGGCACGTACCTGAGCCTGGACCCGATCGGAGCGGCCGGCAAGCTCGCCCTGGTCTACCCCGGCGCGTTCACCGCCTACCTCGGGCTGGGAGTGGACTTGTTCCGGCTCTTTCCAGGACTCGTCCACGACGTCGAGGCGGCCGCGACCGAGCCCGCCAGGACGTTCCGCCAGGACGTGCTGTGGCCGCGCTCGCGCACCCCTCTGAGCAGTCGCGAGCTGATGGGCCGGGAGCAGTCGATGCTCGCCGACATTCCCTCGATGCTCGCCATCGGGACCAGCTTCGCCATCGCCGGAACCGATGTGCTGCGCAACCATCTCCGACTGCAGGTGCAAGGCGCGCTCGGGTACAGCCTGGGTGAATCCAGCATGCTCTTCGCCCTCAACGCCTGGCAGCGGTCCTCGCGCAGCGAGCGCCGGCTGTCTGAGACACCGGTCTTCATCGACCGCCTGTGCGGAGCGCGCGACACGGTGCGCCAGGCATGGCGGCTGCCGGACACGACGCCGGACGCGGCGGTGTGGGCGAGCATGGTGCTGCTCTGCGACGCCACGCAGGTCCGGCAGCGGCTCGCCGGCTATGACCGGCTGTGGCTCACGCACGTCAACACCGCCCATGAGGTAGTGGTGGCAGGAAGCCCCGATCAGCTGCGCGAACTCGTCGAGGTGCTGGGGTGCCCCACTGCCCGCCCGCCGGCAGAGCACGTCATGCACTGCCCGGTCGTGGATTCCGAGCTGGCCGAGCTCGCCGATCTCAACCGTTACCCGACCTCTGACGCGGGCAGCGTCGCGCTCTTCACCGCGGGCGCCTACAGCACCGTGGACCGGCTTGACAGCGACCTGCTGGCTGACAACATCGCTGACACCCTGCGCAGCTGCATCGACTTCCCGCGGCTGGTCGAGGCCGCCTACGACAAGGGCTACCGCTACTTCGTGGAGGTCGGCCCGGCTGCCACCTGCACCCGGTGGATCGGCGAGAGCCTCAAGCTTCGTCCGCACGTCGCGGTCAGCCTCGACCGTCGCGGTCAGCGCCCGGGCGCAGGCGTGGCCTCGGTGGTCGCCCGGTTGCTGAGCCACGGCCTCGCGGTGGACCTGACCGCGTTGCTCGGCGAAGCGGCTCCCGCGGGCAGTCGCAGCCTGGCCCGCTCCATCGAACTCGGTGGCGAGTCCGGGTACGAGAAGATGAAAACCGCCGTCCGACGTCTGACACCGACGAGCCCCGCAGCGCTGCCTGCGCCTGCGCTTGAGCCAGTGGCCGCACCTGCGCTCCAGTCGGTGACCGCCGTCGGTTCCAGCTCCGCTCCATCCCTGCTTCTGAAGGTCAGGCCCACCATGTCGAACTCACCCATTCGCCCGGTTCCCAGGCTGTCAAGCCCGGCTGACCGCGGCGCTGCCGTGGGCTCCGCCCTCCAGCAGGCGCCGGTCGGCGCGCTGGTGACCAGGCCGTTGCAATCGCTGTCACCGTCGATGATCGACTTTCGGGGCGCGCCGGCCGGCCCGCGACTGGTCGCGGCGCTCACCCGCGATCGGTCGATGTCACAGCCGCCGGCCGGCGAGGTCGCGACCCGGGCGGCCACCGGCCCCAAGCCAGCCGGGGTGATCTGGGACGAGGCAGACCTGCTCGAGTTCGCCACCGGCAGCATTGCGGCCGTGTTCGGCGCCGACTTCGCCGAGGTGGATGCGATGAGCCGACGGGTCCGGTTGCCTGAGCCGCCCTACCTGTTCGTCACCCGGGTCACCGACCTACAGGCCACCACCGGGCAGTTCACGCCGTCGAAGATCACCACGGAGTTCGACGTGCCGCTCGACGCCTGGTTCAACCTCGACGCCATGGTGCCGGCGGCGGTCAGCATCGAAGCGGGCCAGTGTGACCTGCTGCTGATCAGTTATCTCGGAATCGACTTCCGAAATCGGGGCTTGCGGGTCTACCGCTTGCTGGACAGCACCTTGGCCTTTCACGGCGACCTGCCGATGGCGGGCCAGACGTTGCGGTACGAGATCTCGATCAACCGCTTCGTCGACACCGGCGAGACCGTGATGTTCTTCTTCAGCTACCTGTGCTACGCCGATGACAAGCTGATCCTGGAATTGAAGGACGCCTGCGCCGGCTTCTTCAGCGACGCCGAGCTCGACAACTCCCTGGGTGTGGTGCCCAGCGTGCTGGACAAGCGTCGGCAGGCGGAGATGACGCCGACCACGTTCAAGCCGCTGCTGCGCACGGGCAAGCAAGCAGTCAGCCGTGCCGAGGTCGAGCTGCTGGCCGCCGGCCGGATCGCAGCGGTGTTCGGACCGCACTACGACCAGCGCGGGCTGAACCCGTCGCTGCGGCTGCCCGACGCCCAGTTGCGGATGATCGATGAGATCACCCTGATCAACCCGCTAGGCGGCCCACGGCGGATCGGGCACCTGTCGGCGATCAAGCAGCTGGATCCCGACGGCTGGTACTTCCGCTGCCACTTCACCGGTGACCCGGTGATGCCGGGTTCACTGGTGGCCGAGGGCGGGGTGCAGATCCTGCAGGCCTACGCCCTGAGTCTCGGGCTGCAGATGTGCCTGCCGGACGCCCGATTCCAGACCGTGCCGGGCCTGGAGACCAAGGTCCGGGTGCGTGGCCAGGTCACTCCGGCTACCGCGGCCATCCGCTATGAGGTGGACATCATCGAACTGACCTTGCTGCCGCGGCCGACAGTGATCGCCGACATCACGGTCTTCGACGGTGACCGAGCCATCATCAGCATGCAGAACTTCGGCGTGCAGGTCCGGGAGAAGCCCGGCACCCCCTACCGTCCCGAACTCGGCGGCATAGCGGCTGACTTCGGACGCCGTAACCTGGCTGGTGAGCAGGCGATCATCAACGAGATGCACCTGGCGCACGCGGCAAAGGGCAACCTGGCCACGGCGATGGGCCCGGAATTCGAGATCTACGGCGACCGGCACGCGCCCTTCATCCCCAACGGCGACTTCCAGTTCGTCGACCGGATCATGGCGCTGACCGGCACTCGCGGAATTCTCAAGCCGGGCGCGACGATGGTCACCGAATACGACTCGCCGGCGCTTGCCTGGTATTACCAGGACAACGCCGCCAGGCTGGCGCCCAACTGCCTGTTGATGGAGACCTCACTGCAGGCAGCCATCCTGCTCGGTTATTACCTCGGCGCCACGCTGGCCGAACCGGAGCTCGAGTTCGGAATCCGCAACCTGGACGGAAAGGCGACCTGGACTCGGCACGTCGACCTACGCGGCAAGACCATCAGGCACAGTTCCCGGATGCTGTCCAGCACCGCCTTCGGCGGCACGGTGCTGCAGAACTTCGAGTACGAGTTGTCCTGCGACGGCTCGGTGTTCTATGTCGGGCAGTCGTTGTTCGGCTACTTCACCGAAGAGGGCCTGGCTAACCAGCTGGGCATGGACAACGGCCTCGACAAGCCGACCTGGTTGGCCCTCAACCCGCAATCCGGTGACGCGGTGTGCCACATCGAACTGGCTGATGACCCGACCTACTACCTCGACACCAGCGGCGGGAGCCTGCACCTGCCAGACGGCCAGCTCCGGTTGCTGGACAGCGTGGACATCGTGACCGGCGGTGGCGTCTTCGGCGCCGGATACGTGCACGGCAAGCGCCGAGTGAATGCCGATGACTGGTACTTCTCCTGTCACTTCCATGAGGATCCGGTGATGCCCGGCTCGTTGGGCGTCGAGGCGATCCTGCAGGCGATGCAGCTCTACGTCATCGAGAACGACCTGGCTGCCGACATCCCGAACGCGGTGTTCGCCCTGGCCAAGGGCATTCAGATGAGCTGGCGTTATCGCGGCCAGATCCTGCGCACCGACCGAGAGCTGTACTTCGAGGTCTCGATCAAGCAGATGATCCGCGAGGCCGACCGGTTGGTGATCATCGGCGACGCCAGCCTCTTCAAGCCAGGCCTGCGCATCTACGAGCTCATCGACATCGCCATCGAGGTCTGCCCGCGTTCGGTCGCCTTCGGCCTCGACTCCAGCATGACCCCCGACAGCACTCAAGGAGAGTTCCTGTGA
- a CDS encoding acyl-CoA dehydrogenase family protein, producing the protein MTAAIAASLTGPAYPAAAALEAVLGNSDDPANPTGFAAAVRRDSSGATGTAIANAARSVGLQLSYIPAELGGSLVTFEQTLARVRLFARRDASVMPSTMFSVTAMTCLLLHGSTEQQRRAVAVLKAGGSIAFALSEPDSGSDLLALAGTLTPVAAAWQLDATKWLVGQGSTSELLYVLARTAARGPAAFSSVLIESTSVVPGTVTASQHSAGLTGVGLDTLRFDAQPVAAQDLVGTVGQGLEAAMKSMQIVRLLSAAASLGCADVAIRDTLRFLATHSVGGSLCLNWAPARRDLGVAAGWLIAMDAVAISAARLVHVRPDAFALPSAVVKRVATEAGARIVDACADLQASRSVLAGEPYGLLAKLRRDVDTVRYIDTSPAATLRLLAGQLPGIAKAAAAPGGKDQEVLDRAARVFTLGAELDEYQPTRLDLATRDDDAVSAFHLLAQPMIELLLRSSDPLAGPTLVLVQQTRQQLDGLLRQVRAESGNPARDGGVQAMDSAAEFAALYAAACCLLLWWSNREQSVWGQPPGSLRWLTPALAVLVTDRPRPEDLEPAVDLLSELDERAMLFSMVAIPLTQSRGAR; encoded by the coding sequence ATGACCGCCGCCATCGCGGCTTCGCTCACCGGCCCGGCCTACCCGGCTGCGGCCGCCCTCGAAGCGGTGCTCGGGAACTCCGACGATCCGGCCAACCCGACTGGTTTCGCGGCCGCGGTGCGGCGGGACAGTTCTGGCGCCACAGGTACGGCGATCGCGAACGCGGCCCGCTCGGTGGGGCTGCAGCTGTCCTACATCCCAGCCGAGCTGGGCGGCAGCCTGGTGACTTTCGAGCAGACCCTGGCCAGGGTGCGGCTGTTCGCCAGACGCGACGCGTCGGTGATGCCCTCGACCATGTTCAGCGTCACCGCGATGACATGCCTGCTGCTGCACGGCTCCACCGAGCAGCAGCGCCGAGCCGTTGCGGTGCTGAAGGCCGGCGGCAGCATCGCCTTCGCGCTGTCCGAGCCTGACAGCGGCAGTGATCTGCTGGCGCTGGCTGGAACTCTGACGCCGGTCGCGGCGGCCTGGCAGCTGGACGCGACGAAGTGGCTGGTGGGCCAGGGATCGACCAGCGAGCTGCTCTACGTGCTGGCTCGCACGGCGGCTAGGGGTCCTGCCGCCTTCAGCTCCGTGCTGATCGAGAGCACCTCGGTTGTCCCCGGCACGGTGACCGCAAGCCAGCACAGCGCCGGGCTCACCGGGGTGGGCCTGGACACGCTGCGCTTCGACGCGCAGCCGGTGGCCGCGCAGGATCTGGTGGGAACCGTCGGACAGGGCCTGGAAGCGGCGATGAAGAGCATGCAGATCGTGCGGCTGCTCAGCGCCGCCGCCTCGCTGGGCTGCGCCGATGTCGCCATACGCGACACGCTGCGGTTCCTGGCCACTCACTCGGTCGGCGGTTCGCTCTGCCTGAACTGGGCGCCGGCTCGGCGCGACCTCGGCGTGGCGGCGGGCTGGTTGATCGCGATGGACGCGGTCGCGATCAGCGCCGCCCGGTTGGTGCACGTGCGACCCGACGCATTCGCGTTGCCCTCTGCGGTGGTCAAGCGGGTGGCCACCGAGGCCGGCGCCCGGATCGTCGATGCCTGCGCCGATCTGCAGGCCTCGCGGTCGGTGCTCGCCGGTGAGCCATACGGCTTGCTGGCCAAGCTGCGCCGCGATGTCGACACGGTGCGCTATATCGACACCAGCCCGGCCGCGACGTTGCGGCTGCTCGCCGGCCAGCTGCCCGGCATCGCCAAGGCAGCGGCCGCGCCCGGCGGCAAGGACCAGGAGGTTCTGGACCGCGCAGCACGGGTGTTCACCCTCGGAGCCGAGCTCGATGAGTACCAACCCACCCGGCTGGACCTGGCTACCCGGGACGACGACGCGGTCAGCGCTTTCCACCTGCTGGCTCAGCCCATGATTGAGCTGCTGCTGCGCTCCTCAGACCCGCTGGCTGGCCCGACGCTGGTCCTGGTCCAGCAAACCCGCCAACAGCTTGACGGGCTGCTGCGGCAGGTCCGGGCCGAGTCCGGCAACCCGGCCCGCGACGGCGGCGTGCAGGCGATGGACAGCGCGGCCGAGTTCGCGGCGCTGTACGCTGCTGCCTGCTGCCTGCTGCTGTGGTGGAGCAACCGTGAGCAGTCAGTCTGGGGCCAGCCTCCTGGCTCGCTGCGGTGGTTGACACCCGCGCTCGCGGTGTTGGTCACCGACCGGCCCCGGCCGGAGGACCTCGAACCCGCCGTCGACCTGCTTAGCGAACTCGACGAGCGCGCGATGCTGTTCTCGATGGTTGCGATCCCGCTGACACAGTCTCGCGGTGCCCGATGA
- a CDS encoding PfaD family polyunsaturated fatty acid/polyketide biosynthesis protein, whose product MSHAPSSAAEAIAGSPLIPGQPARAAVGQPGLTALVTTLRRLDRPVFVLRTADGVTLSNDAPDGDAEVLTAVAALDPATLGDPDFLAAHGVRWPYMAGAMANGIAGEDLVIALARAGFLASFGAAGLLPDRISAALDRFEREIPGHPFACNLIHSPSEELLERSAVELYLARGVRCVEASAFMDLTPHIVRYRLAGLFRDQDGNVQSANRVIAKVSRAETATKFLSPAPARIVEALLAEGLITAEQAELSRQVPVADDITVEADSGGHTDRRPMPALLPSMLRLRDSLVAQYGYRTSVRIGAAGGIGTPESTLAAFAMGAAYVVTGSVNQACRESGTSDITRALLAEASVTDCEMAPAADMFEMGVNLQVLRKGTLFPMRARRLYAVYREYAGISAIPADERAKLESQIFRADLDEVWASCQEYFSRRDPAQLERAESDSKRQMALIFRWYLGMSSRWSNVGESDRSLDYQIWCGPAMGAFNDWARGSYLQAPERRHVADVARQLMHGAAYLARVEQLRLAGLRLPSAVRDFRPADLAQTA is encoded by the coding sequence ATGTCGCACGCCCCGAGCTCAGCCGCCGAGGCCATTGCCGGTTCGCCGCTGATCCCGGGTCAGCCGGCTCGCGCAGCGGTGGGCCAGCCTGGTCTCACCGCCCTGGTCACCACGTTGCGCCGGCTGGACCGCCCGGTCTTCGTGCTGCGCACCGCCGACGGAGTCACGCTGAGCAACGACGCTCCAGACGGCGATGCCGAGGTGTTGACAGCAGTGGCCGCGCTGGATCCTGCCACTCTGGGGGACCCGGACTTCCTTGCCGCACACGGTGTTCGGTGGCCCTACATGGCTGGGGCGATGGCCAACGGCATCGCCGGCGAGGATCTGGTGATCGCACTGGCCCGGGCCGGCTTCCTGGCTTCGTTCGGCGCCGCAGGCCTGCTTCCGGACCGGATCTCAGCGGCACTGGACCGCTTCGAACGCGAGATCCCGGGCCATCCGTTCGCCTGCAACCTGATTCACTCGCCATCGGAGGAACTGCTGGAACGTAGTGCCGTCGAGCTGTACCTGGCTCGTGGTGTGCGGTGCGTGGAGGCGTCGGCGTTCATGGATCTGACCCCGCACATCGTCCGGTACCGGCTGGCTGGACTGTTTCGAGACCAGGACGGCAACGTTCAGTCAGCCAACCGGGTGATCGCGAAGGTCTCCCGGGCCGAGACCGCCACCAAGTTCCTCAGCCCGGCCCCGGCCCGGATCGTCGAAGCCCTGCTTGCCGAGGGCCTGATCACCGCCGAGCAGGCCGAACTCTCACGCCAGGTACCGGTAGCCGACGACATCACCGTCGAAGCGGACTCGGGTGGTCACACCGATCGACGCCCGATGCCGGCCCTGCTGCCGAGCATGCTGCGGCTGCGGGACTCCCTGGTGGCCCAGTACGGCTACCGCACCTCGGTACGGATCGGCGCGGCCGGCGGCATCGGAACTCCGGAGTCGACGCTGGCCGCTTTCGCGATGGGGGCGGCCTACGTGGTCACCGGCTCGGTGAATCAGGCATGCCGGGAGTCCGGCACCTCCGACATCACCCGGGCGCTGCTCGCCGAGGCCAGCGTGACGGATTGCGAGATGGCCCCGGCCGCCGACATGTTCGAGATGGGCGTCAACTTGCAGGTGCTGCGCAAGGGCACCCTGTTTCCGATGCGTGCCAGGCGGCTTTACGCCGTTTACCGCGAGTACGCCGGCATCAGCGCGATTCCGGCCGATGAGCGCGCCAAGCTGGAGTCCCAGATCTTCCGCGCCGACTTGGATGAGGTGTGGGCATCCTGCCAGGAGTACTTCTCCCGCCGTGACCCGGCTCAGCTGGAGCGGGCCGAGAGTGACTCCAAACGGCAAATGGCGCTGATCTTCCGGTGGTATCTGGGGATGTCGTCCCGGTGGTCGAACGTGGGCGAGTCCGACCGCAGCCTGGACTACCAGATCTGGTGCGGCCCGGCGATGGGCGCCTTCAATGACTGGGCTCGCGGCAGCTACCTCCAAGCCCCTGAGCGCCGTCACGTCGCCGACGTGGCGCGGCAGTTGATGCACGGCGCCGCGTACCTGGCCCGGGTCGAGCAGTTGCGGCTGGCCGGACTGCGGCTGCCGAGCGCGGTGCGCGACTTCCGCCCCGCCGATCTTGCCCAGACGGCATGA